Proteins from a genomic interval of Papaver somniferum cultivar HN1 chromosome 4, ASM357369v1, whole genome shotgun sequence:
- the LOC113273896 gene encoding protein PLANT CADMIUM RESISTANCE 2-like translates to MTSYDQEKPIATGFPMEAPMVPWSTGLCDCFDDCSNCCLTCWCPCITFGQTSEIVDRGLSSCGVNGALYALIGVFTGCSWIYSCTYRTKFRRTYNLEGSDCKDCLIHFWCESCALCQQYRELKNRGYDVSLGWHGNVERGMGDVATAPPPVYGSMNR, encoded by the exons ATGACTTcatatgatcaagagaaaccaATAGCCACCGGTTTTCCGATGGAGGCTCCCATGGTCCCTTGGTCTACTGGTCTTTGCGATTGTTTTGATGATTGTAGTAATT GTTGCTTGACATGCTGGTGCCCATGCATTACATTTGGTCAGACATCCGAGATTGTCGATAGAGGATTGTCAT CTTGTGGAGTGAACGGAGCACTTTACGCGCTAATAGGAGTTTTCACTGGTTGTTCTTGGATATATTCGTGCACGTACCGTACCAAATTCAGAAGAACATACAACTTAGAGGGGAGCGACTGTAAAGATTGCCTAATCCATTTTTGGTGCGAATCTTGTGCCCTCTGCCAACAATATAGGGAACTCAAGAACAGGGGTTACGATGTGTCATTAG GATGGCACGGTAACGTGGAAAGGGGAATGGGGGATGTGGCTACTGCTCCGCCTCCAGTATATGGAAGTATGAACAGATAA